In a genomic window of Blastocatellia bacterium:
- a CDS encoding copper oxidase — translation MSSKEIFCLRQRRCLLRGLLMCAFMALAAWSARAQVQLTQAPDATPTSAPAVPACANTVTANVVAFDQILTYNRFGSFDPGGMMFALKRDVVPIDPNLGVVAGNVQLRANKRPRPIVLRVNEGDCLQVSFTNYLDPNRAHVEQLHFFNQPNRRPYYDVTPFFGTLELQIDGSIRKIEPIGTSTNTFQVKQYNKDGSVQVLDDGTVHLSKNDTPATRAASMHVNGMDYVTGISDDGSNVGKNPSSLADPGQTKTYTWYAAKQGQYLLFSTAATIGGEGNGGQVDHGLFGAVVVEPKGSKWYRSQVTNAQLNAAKTGVTPKGQPTINYEAVDPASGDPVLNILRGNEIIYTDLNAVVTDFTAQNDGCFINSASRTDPPSSTCGQWFREFTVIFHDELETGAPAFPEMLADESVFHSVRDGFGINYGSSSLGSELLANRKKIGPGANCAECEYEEFFLESWVDGDPALLVKADPTTHKASAALFPDDPSNVHHSYIGDPVRFRNVHAGPKETHVFHLHAHQWLQSPRDQNSTYLDSQTISPGASYTYEIQYGGSGNRNLLPGDAIFHCHLYPHFAQGMWELWRNHDVFEDGTSGRNLPDGEIAGGTPTPAIIPIKNLAMPFMPSATFKGYPFYIAAVGGHRPSQPPLGLDFDGGLRRHYILQGTDTDGPAAIAAKYSNDPVHQRVVARNADPNLRAFARDLDTAQAVLLPDAGTVDEQTSMSFHDGTLFPSVPVTTIYNWVARGYDSFTSSGAAMKFLVNGRPRVAGAPYADPCPVNFIPDPDNGGSRPVPLRKYRAAWIQFDFDDPGQGYNITGFKTLKINNANWHDRQGRIAVLEQDALDTLNGNRPPEPMFFRANSGDCIDYRVTNLFQNKSLNLDDFQVFQGTDIVGQHIHLVKFDVTSSDGAGNGWNYESGAHDGESTRETIRAIRKFNHCTGVDSGDARDSTDTCPVAKPHPVFGSGPGGIWVGAQTLIERWWADPLVNRNGRDRTLRTVFTHDHFSPSGHQHHGLYAGLVIEPTDSTWTNLTGTVVFGTRADGGPTSYAANILAGPNQSRSYREFNLEIGDFAIVYTPAPANIPVSPPNRVEHDPPFIVGSVVIDDPSQNPFPEAISAADPGTMVINYRNEPIPLRIGQQGPGGFQQKGGADGDLAYAFSSVIHGDPFTPILPAYPGDHVQVRLLQGAQEEQHVVNIHAHRWFFEPGTPQDPAAVNNSGFTNSQAIGISEHFEFDFNDKVAPVFNRLGIADVFYQSAPVDDLWNGMWGLMRTYKYFRPSIIAKLPNNPLFRPISGTAAASNEMRTQAAIIAPPDATEESAAPDNPLKVAGADGTPEGAKISAPAPVGSNDPDQPDPDTNNGTAEPDEVTASPITAQTAAATGTTTASSAPGLTQCPNIAGVPVKNMIIEAWLAKDLLRHLSNGWQGIVYNSKFNFFDPAGIVYINAADRTAIANGSKPLEPLAIRFNAGDCINVTLRNRLPATGVPEYTSYNEVPTIIPAFNFNQIVTSKQLSLHPQLVFFDVSGSDGAVIGFNPDTTAGPGEHIRYAWYAGKVTFNNSNVTLTPAEFGVINLRDYGDVIKHSSHGAIGAAVVEPKGSSYFVVGSTTTKLHSGAKADIIAANGGLLFREFVVHYQDDVTMQSAPSSSNNIGMKNQGGEDDPEDSAQKAFNYRTEPLWARFGLPPDTPITPGHGTTTTLNDLDYKNSLSSNTLSFGCNATPCDPLTPIFEAKPGTNVRFRIAQAAGHPRQHGYTLFGHHWNFEPWQNNSLVLGSNPLTFEIGSFSGFGPTRHFNILTVAGGLTRKTGDFLYRTQDSFSFAGGLWGIFRVSATAP, via the coding sequence ATGTCCAGCAAGGAAATATTCTGCCTCAGGCAGCGGCGTTGCTTGCTCAGGGGGCTTCTCATGTGCGCCTTCATGGCGCTCGCCGCTTGGTCGGCAAGGGCGCAGGTGCAATTGACGCAAGCGCCGGATGCGACGCCGACGAGCGCGCCTGCCGTGCCGGCTTGCGCGAATACGGTTACTGCCAACGTCGTGGCTTTCGACCAGATCCTCACCTATAACCGCTTCGGGTCGTTCGATCCGGGCGGCATGATGTTCGCCCTCAAGCGCGACGTGGTGCCGATAGACCCGAACCTGGGGGTCGTCGCCGGCAACGTTCAGTTGCGCGCTAACAAGCGCCCGCGCCCCATCGTCTTGCGCGTTAACGAGGGCGACTGTTTGCAGGTGAGCTTCACCAACTACCTCGACCCCAACCGGGCGCATGTCGAGCAACTGCATTTCTTCAACCAGCCTAACCGGCGGCCCTATTACGACGTGACGCCGTTTTTCGGCACGCTAGAGCTTCAGATAGACGGCAGCATCCGCAAGATCGAGCCGATTGGCACAAGTACGAACACTTTCCAGGTCAAACAGTACAACAAAGACGGCAGCGTGCAGGTGCTCGACGACGGCACCGTGCACCTGTCGAAGAATGACACCCCCGCGACGCGGGCCGCGTCCATGCACGTCAACGGGATGGATTACGTCACAGGCATCTCCGACGACGGCTCCAACGTCGGCAAGAATCCCAGCTCGCTGGCCGACCCGGGGCAGACCAAGACTTACACCTGGTACGCTGCCAAGCAGGGGCAGTACCTCTTGTTTTCGACCGCGGCGACTATCGGCGGCGAGGGCAACGGCGGCCAGGTCGATCACGGGCTTTTCGGCGCCGTCGTCGTCGAGCCGAAAGGCTCGAAGTGGTACCGCTCGCAAGTCACCAACGCCCAGCTCAACGCCGCCAAGACCGGCGTGACGCCCAAGGGCCAGCCGACCATCAACTACGAAGCGGTTGATCCGGCGAGCGGCGACCCGGTCCTGAATATCCTCAGAGGCAACGAGATTATCTACACCGACCTCAACGCCGTTGTCACCGACTTCACCGCACAGAACGACGGCTGCTTCATTAACAGCGCCAGCCGCACCGACCCGCCGTCGAGCACCTGTGGCCAGTGGTTCCGCGAGTTCACCGTCATCTTTCATGACGAGTTGGAGACGGGCGCGCCGGCCTTCCCGGAAATGCTCGCCGACGAGAGCGTCTTCCATTCGGTGCGTGACGGCTTCGGCATCAACTACGGCTCGTCGAGCCTCGGCTCGGAGTTGCTCGCCAACCGCAAGAAGATCGGCCCTGGGGCCAACTGCGCCGAGTGCGAGTATGAAGAGTTCTTCCTGGAGTCCTGGGTTGATGGCGACCCGGCGCTGCTGGTGAAGGCCGACCCGACGACGCATAAAGCCAGCGCAGCCCTGTTCCCGGACGATCCCTCGAACGTGCATCATTCCTACATCGGCGACCCTGTGCGCTTCCGCAACGTCCATGCAGGGCCGAAAGAGACACACGTCTTCCACCTCCACGCCCACCAGTGGCTGCAAAGCCCGCGCGACCAGAACTCGACCTACCTTGATTCGCAGACCATCTCGCCGGGCGCCTCCTACACCTACGAAATTCAATATGGCGGCTCGGGTAACCGCAACCTGCTGCCCGGCGATGCGATCTTCCACTGCCACCTCTACCCGCACTTCGCCCAGGGGATGTGGGAGCTATGGCGCAATCACGACGTCTTCGAAGACGGCACCAGCGGGCGCAACCTGCCCGACGGTGAGATCGCCGGCGGCACGCCGACCCCTGCGATCATCCCGATCAAGAATCTGGCGATGCCTTTTATGCCTTCGGCGACTTTCAAAGGCTACCCCTTCTACATCGCAGCGGTGGGGGGACATCGCCCCTCACAGCCGCCGCTCGGTCTTGATTTCGACGGCGGCCTGCGCCGTCACTACATCCTCCAGGGGACTGACACCGACGGGCCGGCGGCCATCGCTGCCAAGTACAGCAACGACCCTGTTCACCAGCGCGTCGTGGCGCGCAACGCGGACCCCAACCTGCGGGCCTTTGCCCGCGACCTGGACACAGCCCAGGCGGTGCTCCTGCCCGACGCCGGCACCGTTGACGAGCAGACCTCTATGTCTTTCCACGACGGCACGCTGTTCCCGAGCGTCCCGGTGACGACCATCTACAACTGGGTGGCGCGCGGCTACGACTCGTTCACGTCATCGGGCGCGGCGATGAAGTTTCTCGTCAATGGCAGGCCGCGTGTGGCCGGCGCTCCTTATGCAGACCCCTGCCCGGTCAACTTCATCCCCGACCCTGACAACGGCGGTTCGCGCCCGGTGCCGCTGCGCAAGTACCGCGCGGCTTGGATTCAATTCGACTTCGACGATCCCGGCCAAGGCTACAACATCACAGGGTTCAAGACGCTCAAGATCAACAACGCCAACTGGCACGACCGTCAGGGCCGCATCGCCGTGCTCGAACAAGACGCCCTGGACACGCTCAACGGCAACCGCCCGCCGGAGCCTATGTTCTTCCGCGCCAACTCCGGCGACTGCATAGACTACCGCGTGACCAACCTCTTCCAGAACAAGTCGTTGAACCTCGACGACTTTCAAGTCTTCCAGGGCACCGACATCGTCGGCCAGCACATCCACCTCGTGAAGTTCGACGTGACCTCTTCCGACGGCGCGGGCAACGGCTGGAACTACGAGAGCGGTGCCCATGACGGCGAGTCAACGCGCGAGACGATCCGCGCTATACGCAAGTTCAATCACTGCACGGGCGTGGACTCTGGCGACGCGCGCGACAGCACAGACACCTGCCCCGTGGCCAAGCCGCACCCGGTCTTTGGCTCAGGCCCCGGCGGCATATGGGTCGGCGCGCAGACGCTGATCGAACGCTGGTGGGCCGACCCGCTGGTCAATCGCAATGGCCGTGACCGCACGCTGCGGACCGTCTTCACACACGACCACTTCAGCCCGAGCGGCCACCAGCATCACGGGCTGTACGCCGGGCTGGTCATCGAGCCGACCGATTCGACGTGGACGAATCTGACGGGCACCGTAGTCTTTGGCACGCGCGCCGACGGCGGCCCGACCAGTTACGCTGCCAACATCCTCGCAGGCCCGAACCAGTCGCGCAGCTACCGCGAGTTCAATCTGGAGATCGGCGACTTCGCCATCGTCTACACGCCGGCACCGGCCAACATTCCCGTCAGCCCGCCCAACCGCGTCGAACACGACCCGCCATTCATCGTCGGCTCGGTCGTCATCGACGACCCGTCGCAGAATCCGTTCCCCGAAGCCATCTCGGCGGCTGACCCCGGCACCATGGTCATCAATTACCGCAACGAGCCAATTCCGCTGCGCATCGGCCAACAGGGGCCGGGCGGGTTCCAGCAGAAGGGCGGGGCCGATGGCGATCTGGCTTACGCCTTCAGCTCGGTGATTCACGGCGACCCGTTCACGCCCATCCTGCCCGCCTACCCCGGCGACCATGTCCAGGTGCGGCTCTTGCAGGGCGCGCAGGAAGAGCAGCACGTCGTGAACATTCACGCGCACCGCTGGTTCTTCGAGCCCGGCACGCCGCAAGACCCCGCGGCGGTGAATAACTCTGGCTTCACCAACTCGCAAGCCATCGGCATCTCCGAGCACTTCGAGTTCGACTTCAACGACAAGGTGGCGCCGGTGTTCAACCGCCTCGGCATCGCCGACGTCTTCTACCAGTCGGCCCCGGTTGACGACCTCTGGAACGGCATGTGGGGGCTGATGCGGACCTACAAGTATTTCCGGCCGTCGATCATCGCCAAGCTGCCGAACAATCCATTGTTCCGCCCAATCTCGGGGACCGCGGCAGCCTCCAACGAGATGCGGACACAGGCGGCGATCATTGCCCCGCCCGACGCGACCGAAGAGAGCGCCGCGCCGGATAACCCGCTGAAGGTCGCCGGCGCCGACGGGACGCCCGAAGGCGCCAAGATATCGGCCCCTGCTCCCGTCGGCAGCAACGACCCGGACCAGCCTGACCCAGATACCAACAACGGCACCGCCGAGCCCGACGAGGTAACCGCCTCGCCCATTACGGCCCAGACGGCGGCGGCGACCGGGACGACCACCGCAAGCAGCGCGCCCGGCCTCACCCAGTGCCCGAACATCGCGGGCGTGCCGGTCAAGAACATGATCATCGAAGCCTGGCTGGCGAAGGACCTGCTGCGACACCTGTCCAACGGCTGGCAGGGCATCGTCTACAACAGCAAGTTCAACTTCTTTGACCCGGCGGGCATCGTCTACATCAACGCCGCCGACCGCACGGCCATCGCCAACGGCAGTAAGCCGCTTGAGCCGCTGGCGATCCGCTTCAACGCAGGCGACTGCATCAACGTCACGTTGCGCAACCGCCTGCCGGCGACGGGGGTGCCCGAATACACAAGCTACAACGAGGTGCCGACGATCATCCCTGCATTCAACTTCAACCAGATCGTCACCTCAAAACAACTGAGCCTGCACCCGCAGCTCGTCTTCTTCGACGTGAGCGGGTCGGACGGCGCAGTCATCGGCTTCAACCCTGACACGACCGCCGGGCCGGGCGAGCACATCCGCTACGCCTGGTACGCCGGCAAGGTCACTTTCAACAATTCGAATGTGACGCTGACGCCGGCGGAATTCGGCGTGATCAACCTGCGCGACTACGGCGACGTCATCAAGCATTCGTCGCACGGCGCCATCGGCGCCGCCGTGGTCGAGCCGAAGGGGTCGAGTTACTTCGTCGTCGGCAGCACGACAACGAAGTTACACAGTGGTGCGAAGGCCGACATCATCGCCGCCAACGGCGGGCTGTTGTTCCGCGAGTTCGTGGTCCACTACCAGGACGACGTGACGATGCAGAGCGCCCCGTCCAGCAGCAACAACATCGGCATGAAGAACCAGGGCGGCGAGGATGACCCCGAGGATTCGGCGCAGAAGGCGTTCAACTACCGGACCGAGCCACTGTGGGCGCGGTTCGGCTTGCCGCCCGACACGCCGATCACGCCTGGCCACGGCACCACCACAACGCTGAATGATCTGGATTACAAAAACAGCCTGAGCTCCAACACGCTGAGCTTCGGCTGCAACGCCACGCCTTGCGACCCGCTGACGCCGATCTTCGAGGCCAAGCCCGGCACCAACGTGCGCTTCCGCATCGCCCAGGCGGCGGGGCACCCGCGCCAGCATGGCTACACGCTGTTCGGCCATCACTGGAACTTCGAGCCGTGGCAGAACAACTCGCTGGTGTTGGGCAGCAACCCGCTGACCTTCGAGATCGGCTCGTTCAGCGGCTTCGGCCCGACACGCCACTTCAACATCCTGACGGTGGCGGGCGGGCTGACGCGCAAGACCGGCGACTTCCTCTAC
- a CDS encoding ATP-binding protein, whose product MGKVLVIGGSASGGAAVAELVERGSYTVLRAWELESALAIVESDRPDAAIIDCTKSYRDGLALLKELSRRTPFLPIIVIIKRPKISQLREVMQARAADFIAPPVTADDLIRSVGRAINKQCCCHDPKRFDRDEKVAALGRMAAQVAHEVRNPLAGLQLYSLHLKSKLAGKVAASEIALADKIIDGIGQLTETTERVLSFARTVTLSRRRVNLNRVVADSLALLEPQLREKSIRVNLTLTEAGAYAMLDEASVRSALINLMLNAIQAMAVGGQMIVTTAAGEGALRLAITDTGCGMTEEQMKNLFEPFYTTKSQGLGLGMSFASRIIQLHGGQIAVQSRAGAGTSVKIALPAEGEKANAAAC is encoded by the coding sequence ATGGGGAAGGTTCTGGTGATTGGCGGCTCGGCCAGCGGCGGCGCGGCGGTGGCCGAATTGGTTGAGCGCGGGAGCTACACCGTGTTAAGGGCGTGGGAGTTGGAGAGCGCCCTCGCAATCGTCGAGAGTGACCGGCCTGACGCGGCAATCATTGACTGCACCAAATCTTACAGAGATGGTCTTGCCTTGCTGAAGGAGTTGAGCCGTCGCACTCCCTTCCTTCCAATAATCGTCATCATCAAAAGGCCGAAGATTTCTCAGTTGCGAGAGGTCATGCAGGCGAGGGCGGCAGATTTTATCGCGCCGCCAGTGACGGCGGATGACCTCATCCGATCCGTTGGCCGCGCCATCAACAAGCAGTGCTGCTGTCACGATCCTAAGCGCTTCGACCGCGACGAAAAGGTGGCCGCGCTGGGCCGCATGGCCGCGCAAGTCGCGCACGAGGTGAGGAATCCGCTCGCCGGGCTGCAACTCTACTCGCTGCATCTGAAGAGCAAGCTCGCCGGCAAAGTCGCGGCCAGCGAAATTGCCCTCGCCGACAAGATTATTGACGGCATTGGCCAGCTCACCGAGACGACCGAGCGAGTGCTGAGCTTCGCCCGCACCGTCACGCTGTCGCGCCGGCGCGTGAACCTGAATCGAGTGGTCGCCGATTCGCTCGCCCTGCTGGAGCCGCAACTCAGGGAGAAGAGTATCCGCGTGAACCTCACACTGACCGAGGCGGGCGCCTATGCCATGCTCGACGAGGCCAGCGTGCGTTCGGCACTGATCAACCTGATGCTCAATGCCATTCAGGCCATGGCCGTCGGCGGGCAGATGATCGTGACGACGGCGGCGGGCGAAGGCGCGCTGCGGCTGGCGATCACGGACACGGGCTGCGGCATGACTGAAGAGCAGATGAAAAATTTATTCGAGCCCTTCTACACGACCAAGAGCCAGGGCCTGGGGCTGGGGATGTCATTCGCTTCCAGGATCATCCAGTTGCACGGCGGCCAGATCGCCGTCCAGAGCCGCGCCGGCGCAGGCACCTCGGTCAAAATCGCCTTGCCGGCTGAGGGAGAGAAAGCCAATGCTGCCGCGTGCTAA
- a CDS encoding sigma-54 dependent transcriptional regulator: MLPRAKIMVVDDEPAITGAMAMILGERGYKVAAAATAARAVELLNEQHFDLVFTDLRLPDASGMDLLAQVKADSPATTVILMSAHGSLDITIAAIKEGAYYYLDKPFTPDQAMMLVERALQFVAIHEENRHLKRILSGGHQAFGIIGLNEEMRRIYETIRMTAASDASVLIEGESGTGKELIATAFHLQSERASRPFTRINCAAIPGDLIESELFGYKKGAFTGADRDRHGLIEATAGGTLLLDEIAEMPVHLQTKLLRVLQDRSLHRLGDNREVRVDFRLLAATNRDTRQALREGRLRDDLYFRINTIKVQVPPLRERLDDLALLAEHFLQRYVVKYHRRIRGISPAALSLLSKYDWPGNVRELESVIERAVLFCDQDLISPMHLPEHLQAARPRPMKCEIPAYLTLEEIEQEAIRQTLERTRNNVKKTAQILNLHRPTLYRKLKKFGLRADRSQ, from the coding sequence ATGCTGCCGCGTGCTAAAATCATGGTGGTGGACGATGAGCCGGCCATCACCGGGGCAATGGCGATGATCCTCGGCGAGCGCGGGTACAAAGTCGCTGCCGCCGCCACTGCGGCGCGTGCTGTCGAGTTGCTCAACGAGCAGCACTTTGACCTTGTGTTCACCGACCTGCGGTTGCCGGACGCCAGCGGCATGGACCTGCTGGCTCAGGTGAAAGCCGACAGCCCGGCAACCACGGTCATCTTGATGTCGGCGCATGGCTCGCTCGACATCACAATCGCAGCGATCAAAGAAGGCGCCTACTACTACCTGGATAAGCCGTTCACGCCCGATCAGGCAATGATGCTGGTCGAGCGCGCCCTGCAATTCGTCGCCATCCACGAAGAGAACCGCCACCTCAAGCGCATCCTCAGCGGCGGCCACCAGGCGTTCGGCATCATCGGGCTGAATGAGGAGATGCGACGGATCTATGAAACCATCCGCATGACGGCGGCCAGCGACGCCTCGGTCCTGATTGAAGGCGAGAGCGGCACCGGCAAAGAGCTGATCGCCACCGCCTTTCATTTACAGAGTGAGCGCGCCAGCCGCCCCTTCACGCGGATCAACTGCGCCGCCATACCGGGTGACCTGATCGAATCGGAATTGTTCGGTTACAAAAAGGGCGCGTTCACCGGCGCTGACCGCGACCGACACGGACTGATTGAAGCGACCGCGGGCGGGACGTTGCTGCTGGACGAGATCGCGGAAATGCCCGTGCATTTGCAGACCAAGCTGCTACGCGTGCTGCAAGACAGGAGCCTGCACCGCCTGGGGGATAACCGCGAGGTGCGCGTCGATTTCCGTCTGCTGGCCGCGACCAACCGCGACACGCGGCAGGCCCTGCGCGAGGGCCGTTTGCGCGACGACCTCTACTTCCGCATCAACACCATCAAGGTTCAGGTGCCGCCGCTGCGCGAGCGCCTGGACGATCTCGCGTTGCTGGCCGAGCACTTCTTGCAGCGTTACGTGGTCAAGTATCATCGGCGCATCCGCGGCATCTCGCCGGCGGCCCTCAGCCTACTGTCGAAGTACGACTGGCCGGGCAACGTTCGCGAGCTGGAGAGCGTCATCGAGCGCGCCGTTCTGTTCTGCGACCAAGACCTGATCTCCCCCATGCACCTGCCTGAACACCTCCAGGCGGCGCGCCCGCGGCCCATGAAGTGTGAGATACCGGCTTACCTGACGCTCGAAGAGATCGAACAAGAGGCCATCCGGCAAACGCTCGAACGGACGCGCAATAACGTTAAGAAGACCGCACAGATTCTCAACCTCCACCGCCCGACTCTCTACCGCAAGCTGAAGAAATTCGGGCTGAGAGCAGACCGCTCTCAGTGA